A window of the Candidatus Saccharibacteria bacterium oral taxon 488 genome harbors these coding sequences:
- a CDS encoding HAD-IB family hydrolase, which produces MKQQKFAVFDIDGTLIRGGLYRQLVLGLIDAGAIPEVHASIIQQKLLSWKRRESKDAYDEYELSLVNAISRSLADIPTAVFDEVASSIVTEELDHVYTYTRHRLRELKQAGYFLIAISGSQQELVEPFAKKYGFDAWAAQAYERHGNTFTGTITAKTYTNKDKILQGIIDKYGLTLTGSYAFGDSEGDRHILAMVEHPVVFNPTEKLLEIAKTNGWPIVLERKSVVFELEKGEGGYLLAQAGKI; this is translated from the coding sequence ATGAAGCAGCAGAAATTCGCAGTTTTTGATATCGACGGTACGCTCATTCGTGGCGGGCTGTACCGGCAGCTAGTGCTCGGGCTGATTGATGCTGGCGCCATCCCCGAAGTCCACGCGTCGATCATCCAGCAGAAATTACTCAGCTGGAAGCGGCGAGAGTCAAAAGACGCCTACGACGAGTACGAACTGAGTTTGGTCAATGCCATCTCTCGTTCGCTGGCTGACATCCCGACCGCGGTGTTTGACGAGGTGGCGAGTAGCATCGTCACGGAAGAGCTTGACCACGTTTACACCTACACGCGGCATCGCCTGCGCGAGCTAAAGCAGGCGGGCTATTTTCTGATCGCTATCTCTGGCTCACAGCAAGAATTAGTCGAGCCATTTGCTAAAAAATACGGCTTTGATGCCTGGGCGGCCCAAGCTTATGAACGACACGGCAACACATTTACCGGCACAATTACCGCCAAAACGTACACCAATAAAGACAAGATCCTCCAGGGAATTATTGATAAATACGGATTGACCCTGACTGGCAGTTATGCCTTTGGCGACAGCGAGGGCGACCGGCATATTCTGGCGATGGTTGAACATCCCGTCGTGTTTAATCCGACGGAAAAGCTGCTTGAAATTGCCAAAACCAACGGCTGGCCAATTGTCCTGGAGCGTAAAAGCGTAGTGTTTGAACTCGAGAAAGGCGAAGGTGGATACCTTTTGGCGCAGGCAGGAAAAATCTAA
- a CDS encoding NUDIX domain-containing protein has product MVELTPPITKLATEASPGTRCQEATITFPVRSNEVLLGMKKRGHGVNYLNGFGGKLQPGETPLDATVRELKEESGLKADPSAIEPTGILTVMGSGKPMVIYLSRCLSWQGTPEETEEMRPAWFTVGHKLANGIFVNHLPLETMWPNDRLWIIAAILGRKACYDLTITDSLATLQTARPHADDPWQPHQPRLPESIHQNLSMRRAS; this is encoded by the coding sequence ATGGTAGAGCTCACCCCCCCGATCACTAAACTAGCTACCGAGGCGTCGCCTGGCACACGATGCCAAGAAGCGACCATTACCTTTCCTGTTAGGAGTAACGAAGTGCTACTCGGCATGAAAAAGCGTGGGCATGGCGTCAACTATCTCAATGGGTTTGGCGGTAAACTTCAGCCAGGAGAGACTCCACTCGACGCCACCGTCCGTGAGCTCAAAGAAGAATCCGGTCTCAAGGCAGACCCCAGTGCTATTGAACCAACCGGCATCTTGACCGTTATGGGAAGTGGCAAGCCGATGGTCATTTACTTGTCGCGCTGCCTCAGCTGGCAGGGGACGCCCGAGGAGACGGAGGAGATGCGACCAGCATGGTTTACTGTCGGCCATAAGCTCGCAAACGGAATATTCGTCAACCACTTGCCCCTAGAGACAATGTGGCCAAATGACAGGCTTTGGATCATCGCGGCCATCCTTGGACGCAAAGCTTGCTATGACCTCACTATAACCGACAGCCTAGCGACACTTCAGACTGCACGGCCTCACGCTGATGATCCATGGCAGCCTCATCAGCCTCGGCTACCAGAGAGCATACATCAAAACCTATCAATGCGGCGCGCCAGCTAA
- a CDS encoding D-alanyl-D-alanine carboxypeptidase family protein codes for MKHGVGRAVVAMVLAAWTTLTLLMINGGTQLVNQTSASVANSPLYNFQPVTIRLDRTNRDLTFPSWKYLQTGKIWSYVSGKQGIDPAFEPPLTDITDGTPSWIEDKRVQPMVKEPLEQLRQAATKAKLPVLVSSAYRSGTAQAKVRTETTAKNGAAHTDEYVAKPGHSEHQLGLAVDLTSFSEKCKARFNDCALDPKTAGWLAAHAHEYGFILRYPKGKEKITGIANETWHFRYVGKDLASLIHESGLTFDEVYQNMVKLRDNTSVAKSSTS; via the coding sequence ATGAAGCACGGGGTGGGACGCGCAGTCGTGGCCATGGTTTTGGCGGCCTGGACGACACTGACACTACTGATGATCAATGGCGGCACGCAGCTCGTCAACCAAACGTCGGCGTCAGTCGCTAATTCGCCGCTGTATAATTTTCAGCCAGTCACCATCCGTCTTGACCGGACCAATCGCGACTTGACCTTTCCGTCGTGGAAGTATTTACAAACCGGGAAAATCTGGTCTTATGTGTCAGGCAAGCAGGGCATCGACCCAGCCTTTGAGCCGCCGCTGACTGATATTACTGATGGTACGCCGAGCTGGATAGAGGATAAGCGCGTGCAGCCGATGGTTAAAGAGCCACTGGAGCAACTGCGTCAGGCTGCAACCAAAGCCAAGCTACCGGTCCTCGTCTCTAGCGCCTACCGCTCCGGCACCGCCCAAGCCAAAGTCCGCACTGAAACCACCGCCAAAAACGGCGCCGCCCACACTGACGAATATGTCGCCAAGCCTGGCCACAGTGAGCATCAGCTCGGCCTAGCGGTTGACTTAACCAGCTTTTCCGAGAAATGCAAGGCCCGCTTTAACGACTGCGCACTTGATCCAAAAACCGCCGGCTGGCTGGCCGCCCACGCCCACGAATACGGTTTTATTCTGCGCTATCCGAAGGGCAAGGAAAAAATCACCGGTATCGCTAACGAGACCTGGCACTTCCGCTACGTCGGAAAAGACCTGGCCAGCCTCATCCACGAATCAGGCCTAACCTTTGACGAAGTGTACCAAAACATGGTCAAATTACGCGACAATACATCAGTTGCCAAGTCATCTACCTCATGA
- a CDS encoding D-alanyl-D-alanine carboxypeptidase family protein encodes MKIAKRSGKRNLLIGLGAVLIIASSAVVTYFTLRHFNPPHTTAQQPISKERPAPAPKEKTPDSQKPPAPAAPGLALPNATPIPARIVNNADDADLWKIANKSRAFANPRYQPSDLHLVSVPTLPGRGQDERSLRAVLMPDLEKLVAAARAAGVTLRVGSGYRSYATQASLFASYVRRHGEAAASRFSSRPGHSEHQSGLAVDFAGADQTCWVDDCFERTAAGKWLAAHAHEYGFILRYPKGKEKITGYQYEPWHFRYVGRELAGALHQSGLTMEEAWSYIEEAMTKLKQRGTQ; translated from the coding sequence ATGAAAATCGCCAAACGCTCAGGGAAACGTAATCTGCTCATCGGCCTGGGTGCCGTGCTGATCATCGCCAGTAGCGCCGTAGTGACTTATTTCACCCTCCGTCATTTCAACCCACCGCACACCACCGCCCAGCAGCCAATTAGCAAAGAGCGGCCCGCGCCAGCACCCAAAGAAAAAACTCCCGACAGCCAGAAACCTCCAGCGCCAGCTGCGCCGGGCCTTGCTCTGCCAAACGCTACGCCGATCCCCGCCCGCATTGTCAACAACGCCGATGATGCTGATCTCTGGAAAATTGCTAACAAATCCCGGGCCTTCGCCAATCCTCGTTACCAACCCAGTGACCTCCACCTCGTCAGCGTGCCGACACTACCCGGCCGCGGCCAGGATGAGCGCTCACTCCGTGCCGTCCTCATGCCTGATCTCGAGAAATTAGTCGCCGCTGCCCGCGCCGCTGGCGTTACTCTCCGCGTTGGCTCAGGCTACCGCAGCTACGCCACCCAAGCCTCGCTCTTCGCCAGCTACGTCCGCCGGCACGGCGAGGCCGCAGCCAGCCGCTTTAGCTCACGCCCCGGCCACAGCGAACACCAATCAGGCCTAGCCGTCGACTTTGCCGGCGCCGACCAAACCTGTTGGGTAGATGATTGTTTCGAACGAACCGCCGCTGGCAAATGGCTAGCCGCCCACGCTCACGAATACGGTTTTATTCTGCGCTATCCGAAGGGCAAGGAAAAAATTACTGGCTATCAGTACGAGCCGTGGCATTTTCGCTATGTTGGGCGGGAACTAGCGGGCGCTCTGCATCAGTCGGGCTTGACGATGGAGGAGGCTTGGTCGTATATTGAAGAGGCAATGACCAAACTCAAACAGCGAGGAACACAATAA
- the xth gene encoding exodeoxyribonuclease III → MRLFSWNVNGIRAVINKGEFARFLQTYDPDILCLQETKAARNQVEIDLPEYHEHFYSAAKKGYSGTAIFSKIRPLHWRDGLPPAIIERFNLTGDQYGNPAGEGRIITAEFDDFWVVTCYTPNSKGDLSRLKLRHEQWDPAVLAYLEELELVKPVLYCGDMNVAHQEIDLANPKPNVGKHGFTDEEREGFQNYLDAGFVDTFRAAFPDKTGAYTWWTHWANARARNVGWRIDYWLASREIAERVANPQIHAEQMGSDHCPVSIEVEV, encoded by the coding sequence ATGCGATTATTTTCCTGGAACGTCAATGGTATCCGCGCCGTCATTAACAAGGGCGAGTTTGCCCGCTTCCTGCAAACGTACGATCCAGACATTCTATGCCTGCAAGAAACCAAGGCCGCCCGCAACCAGGTAGAAATTGATTTGCCAGAGTACCACGAGCATTTCTATTCAGCCGCCAAAAAAGGCTATTCCGGTACGGCAATTTTCTCGAAAATCCGGCCGCTGCATTGGCGCGACGGGCTGCCGCCGGCCATCATCGAGCGGTTCAATCTGACCGGCGATCAGTATGGCAACCCGGCGGGCGAGGGGCGTATCATCACTGCCGAGTTCGACGATTTTTGGGTGGTGACCTGTTATACACCAAATTCGAAAGGGGATTTGAGCCGGCTGAAATTACGCCATGAACAGTGGGATCCGGCAGTGCTGGCCTATCTGGAGGAATTGGAGCTCGTCAAGCCGGTGCTATACTGCGGCGATATGAACGTGGCGCATCAAGAAATTGACCTGGCAAATCCAAAGCCTAATGTCGGCAAGCACGGCTTCACCGATGAGGAGCGGGAAGGTTTTCAGAATTATCTGGACGCTGGGTTTGTCGACACCTTCCGGGCGGCGTTTCCTGACAAGACCGGGGCGTACACCTGGTGGACACACTGGGCCAACGCCCGGGCGCGTAATGTCGGTTGGCGGATCGACTATTGGCTGGCATCGCGCGAAATCGCTGAGCGTGTCGCTAACCCACAGATTCACGCCGAACAAATGGGCAGCGACCACTGCCCGGTAAGCATTGAGGTTGAGGTATGA
- a CDS encoding glycosyltransferase family 4 protein, with protein sequence MRRQQRLRIALVTDDFYPASGGIGRSIQTQISELVSLGHEVTLLAPRHFLERPVGCKTVVVPSFYVPGTPSHMCVLKCGRRSAWRICRQHRFDIIHSQTERGGLMLAARIAKEQGIPHIHTFHANLAGTHTSQPFGAFWGSMAYLFLINPMISMIADKRLDQPVFFAPKSPDAPGILARFDWHTMATVASRVDAFTAPADFMTQRISDCASWLDERSHIVPTGVNPNLSHAIAHTERRRTDRTIRFLSVCRLAPEKRVDAIIRAFVQANLPNAELHIIGDGKQLKLRLLAEKHQGIIFHGHVSCVKQMAEAFVNADVFVLASHGFDTQAMTIGEAVTAGLPIIYCDPRLTIGTTKDNSILARDPSVEQLAAAMRQMADDTRRRQMARASSRLASELSPEHMTNQYLTIYRDLIARTV encoded by the coding sequence ATGAGGAGACAGCAGCGACTGCGGATCGCATTGGTGACTGACGATTTTTATCCGGCATCCGGCGGTATCGGACGGTCGATCCAGACGCAAATTAGCGAATTGGTTAGCTTGGGGCATGAGGTGACCCTGCTCGCGCCGCGGCATTTTTTGGAGCGACCAGTTGGCTGTAAAACCGTCGTTGTGCCTTCATTTTACGTCCCGGGCACGCCCTCGCACATGTGCGTTCTCAAGTGCGGCCGGCGTAGCGCCTGGCGTATCTGCCGCCAGCACCGCTTTGATATCATCCACAGCCAAACGGAGCGGGGCGGCCTGATGTTGGCAGCGCGCATCGCCAAAGAGCAGGGCATCCCTCACATTCACACCTTTCACGCCAATCTCGCCGGCACTCACACGTCGCAGCCATTCGGTGCGTTTTGGGGGTCGATGGCGTATCTATTTTTGATCAATCCAATGATTTCGATGATCGCCGATAAGCGACTCGACCAGCCAGTATTCTTTGCACCAAAAAGCCCCGACGCACCGGGGATCTTGGCACGATTTGACTGGCACACCATGGCGACCGTCGCCTCGCGCGTCGATGCCTTTACCGCACCGGCTGACTTTATGACCCAACGGATTAGCGACTGCGCATCGTGGCTGGACGAGCGCTCGCACATCGTACCGACCGGTGTCAATCCTAATCTCAGCCACGCCATCGCCCATACAGAACGCCGCCGCACCGACCGCACCATCCGCTTTTTGAGCGTCTGCCGCCTGGCGCCTGAAAAACGCGTCGATGCCATCATCCGCGCCTTTGTTCAAGCCAACCTACCAAACGCCGAGCTGCACATCATCGGTGACGGTAAGCAGCTCAAGCTCCGACTGCTCGCCGAAAAGCACCAGGGCATTATCTTTCACGGACATGTCTCGTGCGTCAAGCAGATGGCCGAGGCGTTCGTCAACGCCGACGTCTTTGTCCTGGCGTCGCACGGCTTTGATACCCAGGCCATGACCATCGGTGAAGCGGTGACTGCGGGACTGCCGATTATCTACTGCGACCCGCGATTGACCATCGGCACCACGAAGGATAACAGTATCCTAGCCCGCGACCCGTCAGTTGAGCAGCTGGCGGCGGCGATGCGTCAGATGGCCGACGATACACGGCGCCGTCAGATGGCCCGCGCTTCATCCCGCCTAGCATCTGAGCTTAGCCCGGAACATATGACCAACCAATATCTAACAATTTACCGCGACTTGATAGCGCGTACGGTATAA
- a CDS encoding glycosyltransferase family 4 protein, with the protein MRVGLFTDTYRPSINGIVFVVESLKRELEALGHDVYVFCPAKSINPAKQAELLNEDPDSHIVRFPSIKGAFFDDYDTSVFFPPVVQRRIKELELDIVHIFTPSQIGLVGVSAAHKQQTPLVIQHCTDMYEFAEHYPAVLPGILTLAGVVLPLSIKLRGRDLFELVKLYRPRGITKWNQAIIERTISILYSKADAVIALSRKSVAQLSGWQDDDHLYDLTLLPNGVNALPRPSAAQLKAFRAQWGLRASDEVFGFIGRLGEEKNLPILIKAFDKYVAKARPKSKLLFVGDFEYRKKLEEMAAESKYADRIIFTGALPREELGVAYQALDVFCFPSLKDTQGWVLHEAAHARKPIIIIDTQVSEVVRDGVNGIFVKNRPKSMADAIITLLRSPARRTKFGAESKKLAATFTERRQVRKLEKLYRRVIAQKAAAASRDLDRDA; encoded by the coding sequence ATGCGTGTAGGTTTATTTACCGATACCTATCGGCCGTCGATTAACGGCATCGTTTTTGTGGTCGAATCGCTCAAGCGCGAGCTCGAGGCGCTGGGCCACGACGTCTACGTGTTCTGCCCCGCTAAGTCGATAAATCCGGCCAAGCAGGCTGAGCTGCTTAACGAAGATCCGGATTCGCACATCGTTCGCTTTCCGTCGATCAAGGGTGCGTTTTTTGATGATTACGATACGTCGGTGTTCTTCCCGCCGGTGGTGCAGCGCCGCATCAAAGAGCTGGAGCTCGACATCGTGCATATCTTTACGCCGTCGCAAATTGGGCTGGTTGGCGTCAGTGCGGCGCACAAGCAGCAGACCCCCCTCGTTATCCAGCACTGCACCGATATGTACGAATTTGCCGAGCATTATCCGGCGGTACTGCCGGGGATTTTGACGCTGGCTGGCGTGGTGTTGCCGCTGTCGATTAAACTCAGAGGTCGTGATTTATTTGAGCTGGTCAAGCTATACCGGCCGCGTGGTATCACCAAATGGAATCAGGCCATCATCGAGCGCACCATCAGCATTCTCTACAGTAAAGCTGATGCCGTCATCGCCCTCAGTCGCAAAAGCGTCGCCCAGCTCAGTGGTTGGCAGGACGATGATCATCTGTATGATTTGACATTGCTACCAAATGGTGTCAATGCCCTGCCGCGACCGTCGGCGGCTCAGCTCAAGGCCTTTCGGGCGCAGTGGGGCCTCAGGGCGTCTGATGAAGTGTTTGGCTTCATTGGGCGGCTGGGTGAAGAGAAAAACTTACCGATTTTGATCAAAGCCTTTGACAAGTACGTCGCCAAGGCTCGCCCCAAATCCAAATTGCTGTTCGTTGGCGACTTTGAATACCGCAAAAAGCTTGAGGAGATGGCAGCCGAGAGTAAGTACGCTGATCGGATCATCTTTACTGGTGCCTTGCCGCGCGAGGAATTAGGCGTAGCGTATCAGGCGCTGGATGTGTTTTGCTTCCCGTCACTTAAGGATACGCAAGGCTGGGTACTACACGAAGCGGCGCATGCTCGTAAACCAATTATCATCATTGACACGCAAGTATCCGAAGTGGTGCGCGACGGCGTGAACGGTATATTCGTGAAAAATCGGCCCAAGAGCATGGCAGATGCCATCATTACGCTGCTCCGTTCACCGGCCCGCCGAACAAAGTTTGGCGCTGAGAGCAAAAAATTAGCGGCCACGTTCACCGAGCGCCGCCAGGTCCGCAAATTAGAGAAATTATACCGTCGGGTTATCGCCCAGAAAGCTGCCGCCGCGTCTCGCGATCTTGATCGCGACGCTTGA
- the smpB gene encoding SsrA-binding protein SmpB: MTKPTKTKKPSTQAVVNRRARFDYELGEEIVAGLVLTGMEVRAAREGHVQLKGAFVSMRNGELWLNNASFSLRLNIRGQANARSIDTSARKLLVSKRQLARFTEAKKQGMTIVPTKLLTNDKFIKVVIALARGKKIYDKRETIKRRDQDRETRRQLSGR, from the coding sequence GTGACCAAGCCCACCAAGACCAAAAAGCCGTCCACTCAAGCCGTCGTGAATCGCCGAGCGCGATTTGACTATGAGTTGGGCGAGGAGATTGTGGCCGGGCTGGTACTGACGGGCATGGAGGTGCGCGCGGCCAGGGAAGGGCACGTGCAGCTAAAGGGGGCGTTTGTTAGCATGCGAAATGGTGAGTTGTGGCTAAATAACGCGAGTTTTTCGCTACGGCTGAACATTCGCGGCCAGGCCAACGCCCGCAGCATTGACACTTCGGCGCGGAAATTATTAGTCAGCAAGCGCCAGTTAGCGCGCTTTACCGAAGCAAAAAAGCAGGGCATGACTATTGTACCGACCAAATTATTAACCAACGACAAATTCATTAAAGTAGTCATCGCTCTGGCCAGAGGTAAAAAAATCTATGACAAGCGCGAAACCATCAAGCGTCGCGATCAAGATCGCGAGACGCGGCGGCAGCTTTCTGGGCGATAA
- a CDS encoding ABC-F family ATP-binding cassette domain-containing protein encodes MRCLAYRMRAVMRFRLFIVTSRDSCISGLSSTALASVKIPLRRDSYPFMMVSIASGVFAVFVGGLSCIPIMVAYHISAFVPGAVLSSKNSQPALVIRVICYNIPSMIADIHITEKSFGDKTLMRDVKFSVDDGEKIGVVGRNGVGKSTLFGILAGTDTDYTGEVIFRRGITVASTAQEHHGLGDQTVLSYILAGLPEYASLKKIIDEYPETMGDNMRKIEEYTQALERFDQKGFYQIEEKIERELNNFQLSGCSERPLGSLSGGQKRLVEIVKIMHSGAHLALIDEPTNHMDYVAKQQFIDWMSSQPRQAMLIITHDRDVLGRVDRIIDLKDGRAVSYRGNYDAYLKQNAQATAAGMNNFEQIEKRMTNLRQKVLDYQRLKEKSRNPGTIQKFKRLENEARAELAELSEMDKPTFWIDKQSAGQLDYKSAERYGKFKARNIRLSMKDAVSRSQHVLVRVEDAAVGVGERLLFEGVNIDLREGEAVELRGRNGAGKTTLIRMLLASGDVARPSRKHLFPQAGAPLTDSVGALGAHSPERQSLRKKSLTSQLEYTQKKSETPLAPDAPATATPPALEAVKRSRGADVSAERSRSISSRDTSEKSTPAQERGAVVTPILYSGNLFLDLQVRVGVYEQEIDERYLADPLEAAIEKLYLSHDLPISDTKIRQLLADYLFTEADRMMPLARLSGGQKARFQIIAMLANDPQLLILDEPTNHLDLPSIEELETALAKYSGAILYVSHDNYFRQAIGGEVVQIGAA; translated from the coding sequence ATGCGGTGTCTGGCGTACAGGATGAGAGCTGTCATGCGCTTTAGATTGTTTATCGTAACTTCTCGGGATTCATGCATTTCTGGATTATCTAGTACGGCATTGGCCTCAGTAAAGATACCATTGAGGCGCGACTCATATCCTTTCATGATGGTTTCTATCGCTTCCGGCGTTTTTGCCGTGTTTGTTGGCGGTTTGTCGTGTATACCCATAATGGTAGCATATCATATATCTGCGTTTGTGCCAGGTGCGGTCTTATCGTCAAAAAACAGCCAGCCGGCTCTGGTCATAAGGGTGATATGCTACAATATCCCAAGCATGATAGCCGACATTCACATCACCGAGAAGAGTTTTGGCGACAAGACGTTGATGCGCGACGTCAAGTTTAGCGTGGACGACGGCGAGAAAATTGGCGTGGTCGGTCGCAATGGCGTCGGCAAATCGACGCTGTTTGGCATCTTGGCGGGTACGGACACCGACTACACCGGCGAGGTAATTTTTCGGCGCGGCATCACGGTGGCCAGTACGGCACAGGAGCATCACGGTTTGGGCGATCAGACGGTGCTGAGCTACATCTTGGCGGGGCTGCCAGAATATGCGAGCTTAAAGAAAATTATCGATGAATATCCTGAAACCATGGGCGATAATATGCGTAAGATTGAGGAGTATACGCAGGCGCTGGAGCGATTTGACCAGAAAGGCTTTTACCAGATTGAGGAGAAGATCGAGCGGGAGCTCAATAATTTTCAGCTGAGCGGGTGCAGTGAGCGGCCGCTTGGTTCCCTGTCGGGTGGTCAGAAGCGGCTGGTGGAGATTGTGAAGATTATGCATTCGGGGGCGCATTTGGCGCTGATTGACGAGCCGACCAACCACATGGATTATGTGGCCAAGCAGCAATTCATTGATTGGATGAGTTCGCAGCCGCGCCAGGCCATGCTGATCATCACGCACGACCGCGATGTGCTGGGCCGGGTGGATCGAATTATTGATCTCAAAGACGGCCGAGCGGTCAGCTACCGCGGTAATTATGACGCTTACCTCAAGCAGAATGCTCAGGCGACGGCGGCGGGCATGAATAATTTTGAGCAGATTGAGAAGCGGATGACTAACCTTCGGCAAAAGGTGTTGGATTATCAGCGGCTAAAGGAAAAGTCGCGCAACCCCGGCACCATCCAGAAGTTCAAGCGGCTGGAGAATGAGGCGCGGGCCGAGCTAGCGGAATTATCAGAGATGGACAAGCCTACGTTTTGGATTGACAAGCAGTCGGCTGGGCAGCTCGATTATAAGTCAGCTGAGCGCTACGGTAAGTTCAAGGCGCGCAATATTCGGCTATCGATGAAGGATGCGGTCAGTCGCAGTCAGCATGTGCTGGTGCGAGTTGAGGATGCGGCAGTTGGGGTTGGCGAGCGGCTATTGTTTGAGGGCGTGAATATTGATCTGCGTGAGGGTGAAGCGGTGGAGCTGCGCGGCCGTAATGGCGCTGGTAAGACGACGCTGATTCGGATGCTGTTGGCAAGCGGTGATGTGGCTCGCCCGTCTCGCAAACATCTTTTTCCTCAGGCCGGCGCGCCGCTAACTGATTCAGTTGGCGCTCTTGGCGCACACTCGCCGGAAAGGCAAAGCCTTCGGAAAAAGAGTTTGACGAGCCAGCTTGAATACACTCAGAAGAAATCTGAGACACCGCTCGCGCCAGATGCACCAGCAACAGCGACACCTCCTGCGCTGGAGGCTGTGAAACGTTCGCGAGGAGCGGACGTTTCAGCCGAACGCTCGCGTAGTATCTCCAGTAGAGATACAAGCGAAAAGAGTACTCCAGCGCAGGAGCGTGGCGCAGTCGTCACCCCTATCCTCTACTCCGGTAATCTCTTCCTTGATCTGCAGGTGCGGGTGGGCGTGTATGAGCAAGAGATTGATGAGCGGTATTTGGCGGATCCGTTGGAGGCAGCGATTGAGAAGTTGTATCTTAGCCATGACCTGCCGATTTCTGATACGAAAATTCGCCAATTACTAGCCGATTATCTGTTCACTGAAGCGGATCGGATGATGCCACTGGCGCGCCTGTCGGGTGGCCAGAAAGCTCGCTTTCAGATCATTGCTATGCTGGCGAATGACCCGCAGCTGCTGATTTTAGATGAGCCGACCAACCACCTTGACCTGCCGAGCATTGAGGAGTTAGAGACGGCACTGGCGAAATATTCTGGCGCTATCCTGTACGTCAGCCACGACAATTATTTCCGTCAAGCAATTGGCGGTGAGGTGGTGCAAATCGGCGCAGCATAA
- a CDS encoding NrdH-redoxin — protein sequence MSEDNTANHQDAKVTVYSTSWCAFCHTEMEWLKKLGIDFVAKDIEADPSAKEELLSKNGGNFQGVPVTDVCGEVILGFDRPKLQDALKKNGLISE from the coding sequence ATGAGCGAAGATAACACGGCCAATCACCAAGACGCTAAAGTCACTGTCTATAGCACCAGCTGGTGCGCATTCTGCCACACCGAGATGGAGTGGTTGAAAAAACTCGGCATTGATTTTGTCGCCAAGGACATCGAGGCTGATCCAAGTGCCAAAGAAGAATTGCTCAGCAAGAACGGCGGCAATTTCCAGGGCGTACCAGTGACTGATGTTTGCGGCGAGGTCATCCTGGGATTCGACCGGCCGAAGCTTCAGGATGCGCTGAAGAAGAATGGTTTGATAAGCGAGTAA
- a CDS encoding AtpZ/AtpI family protein yields MAERPDIENGVTTATEVAAARVILGTIGDTTWRMFVPSIGCTLLGVWLDSVSGLKPWLMFTGVVVGFLGAYLLVNKQLGRVKRKKERKNI; encoded by the coding sequence ATGGCTGAGAGACCAGATATTGAGAATGGCGTAACGACAGCGACGGAAGTGGCGGCGGCTCGGGTTATTCTCGGGACGATCGGCGACACAACGTGGCGGATGTTTGTGCCGAGTATCGGCTGTACGCTGCTGGGTGTGTGGCTGGATAGTGTGTCTGGTTTGAAGCCGTGGCTGATGTTTACTGGCGTGGTAGTTGGTTTTTTGGGCGCGTATCTACTGGTAAATAAGCAGCTGGGGCGTGTGAAACGAAAAAAGGAGCGTAAAAACATATGA
- a CDS encoding F0F1 ATP synthase subunit A: protein MGVSITNSHMLGALGLIVLVWLMFRTRAAVLGKKKHNFATRLVHWTFDGLYNTVCQVIPDQTWARRVAPLCITIFFFVVAQYWLGLLPIVGPITVGSHGTPLFRGGVADLNMTFGLAIVTIVAAQIYAFKYLGFKGNMGRYFVNPLRDPIMAFVGILELVAEFSRLLGLSFRLFGNVLAGEVLLIMIAFLTQFISPAALQPFYLFELFIGGIQAYIFFMLSTVFISLGLAHHDTHEPTDHAHSPADTTKLAAAND, encoded by the coding sequence ATGGGCGTGTCAATTACTAATTCGCACATGCTCGGCGCGCTGGGGCTGATCGTTTTGGTGTGGTTGATGTTTCGGACGCGGGCGGCAGTGCTGGGCAAGAAAAAGCATAATTTTGCGACGCGGCTGGTACATTGGACATTTGATGGGCTGTACAATACGGTTTGCCAAGTCATCCCGGACCAGACATGGGCGCGTCGAGTGGCGCCGCTGTGCATCACCATATTCTTTTTCGTGGTGGCGCAGTATTGGTTGGGGCTGCTACCGATCGTCGGGCCGATTACTGTGGGTAGTCATGGTACGCCGCTGTTTCGTGGCGGTGTGGCTGATCTGAATATGACGTTTGGCCTCGCTATTGTGACAATTGTCGCTGCCCAAATTTATGCCTTCAAATACCTTGGTTTTAAGGGTAATATGGGCCGTTACTTTGTTAATCCATTGCGCGATCCGATCATGGCGTTTGTCGGTATTTTGGAGTTGGTGGCGGAGTTTTCGCGCCTGCTTGGTCTGAGTTTCCGTTTGTTTGGCAACGTGTTGGCCGGTGAGGTGCTGCTGATTATGATTGCCTTTTTGACGCAGTTTATTTCCCCGGCGGCGCTCCAGCCATTTTATCTGTTCGAGCTGTTCATCGGTGGTATTCAGGCGTACATTTTCTTTATGCTGTCAACGGTATTTATTTCGCTGGGGCTGGCTCACCACGACACACACGAGCCGACTGATCATGCTCATTCACCTGCTGATACGACGAAACTCGCGGCGGCGAATGATTAG